From the Planktothricoides raciborskii GIHE-MW2 genome, the window AATGGTGCTACGGTGGTAGCCTTAAAAAATAGTGATATCGTTGCCAATGCTTTTGAAGGTAGTGGCGGCAAAATAAATATTAATACTCAAGAAATTTTTGGCACTAAATTTAGATAATAATTAACCTCAGATAGTGATATTACCGCTTGTTTTCAGTTTGGCTTATCGGGAACTGTGGTAATTAATAATCCAGCGGTTAATCCCACTACAGGATTAGTCGAACTTCCCGAACGAGTCAATGACCCCACCGGACAAATTCAAGTCGGATGTGCTGCTACCCAAGGCAATTCTTTTACGGTTACTGGACGGGGTGGTTTACCGGAAAATCCTACCCATGAACTTGAAGAGCAAACAATTTGGAAAGATTTACAAGATTTTTCTCAATTGCCTCAGACTCCAGGAAATATTTCTTATGTAATGGGTGAGGTTTTTCTGGCAACCAAGACACCAATCCAGATCGAGGCAACAAATTGGCGGATCAATGGCGATGGCAATGTCGAATTAGTGGCTATTTCATCAAGGGCGATCGACTCCAGAGTGGCTGCGGTTTGTCACAAATAATCCAAGAAACCGAGTTTCTCGGTTAACTGTTTCAGGGACAAGAAACCGGGTTTCTAGGTTAATTTTTGCCCCCCAGCCAAAAGATAAATTAGTAAACCCGGTTTCTAACCTCTCCAAGCCTCTCCAAACAACCAACCCTAGGGACAAGAAACCGGGTTTCTATGTACGGGCGATTCGCGAATCGCCCGTACTTGGTTGGTAGCAAAGGTTGTCCCAAGAAACCCGGTTTCTAACTTTTCCACGGGTAAGGGAAATAACTCGGTACAATCTCGGTACAATAAATAACGTTGAATTACCAACCGATATTAGAAAGTAGCGACTATCCCACAGCTTTACAAAATGCTAAACTAGATTGCCTTATTTTCCGCTGCCAAGGGATTTAGCTTGCTTTAGAGCTATATGCCACATTTTTATTAGCCCCGGAATTGCACCAACATATGCAAAAAATTTCCCAAATTTGATCGGGATGCGGTAAAATGGTAAGATTAAATTAGTTATGTAATTTTTAAAAATATTGAGTATTTTTAACTAAAATGAATGATCTGATTGTCCATACAATTAACATTGCTCATTATCGACTAATCGAGCTTACCAAACTTGCCGACCAAGCCAAACCATTTTATGATTGGGTTGAAAAACAGGCAAAACGCATTACAGGGTCTCATCGGTCTTTAAATGAAATCCTATTGACTTGTTCAAAAATGGAGATAGCAAAAATTATCAAAGCTTGCTATGAAAATGTCAATGATGAAAAGCCTTTGTTATTTGATGGAATTGGTCGGGTTTATCCACATGGTAAGGCGTGTTTTTACTTTTTTGCATGGATGATCAGAGATGCCCCTCAACAAAGACTCTCTCCTTTGATTTCCCGAATGCAAAAAGCCGATAATGTTACCAAAATAATGGCCGAAACGGATGCTTTGGTCGAACTAATATTCGAGTACCGCACTCTGGTAAAAAGTTTTGATTGGTCAGCCGTAAGAGAAGTTGTTATTGATCGCTTAGAAGGTTCTCGACGCAGTATCAGTGGGCATCGCATTGAGGCTAATGTAAGAACAAGTCTAATCACTGCGATTCAGTATTATTATTCTATTTATGGCAACTATGGAAAATTCAAGAAAATTGACATTGCGGATAAGCAGATCAAGCTGGGAAAACATACGATTGATATTTCGGTTGAGTTAACACCAAAAATTGGCAGTGGTAAGGTAGGTTTATTGATTCCAGTCAAAACAAGAGAAACAGAGGGAGGGGGTCATTCCCATCTCTTCACTCGCGACATAATTACTGCAATTAGCGATATTAAGAAGGAAATCAATAACTACCATATAGTTGCGATCATCGTTGCTGAGAATTGGTCAGCATCAGAAATAGCTACCCTGGATAATCAGATTGACCTGATATTTCATTTTAACATGAATCCTAACAAATTTATTGGATTTGATGAAGCATCTCAAGTAAAATTTAATAAATATATCGAGAAGATTCTCGGAGGAGCGTAAAAGTAACATGGAAAATCGGGTAATTCTCGGTGATGCTAGAAAAATTGTCCCCACCTTTGAAGATAATTTTTTCCAGGCGATTATCACCAGCCCGCCATATTTCGGCCAGCGGCGATATTCTGAGGGGGAAAATAAAGATGAAATCGGTCAAGAAAGTGATGTGGAAATTTATATCTCCAACTTAGTTAGCCTATTTAGAGAACTCAGAAATAAACTGAAATCCGATGGTTTGTTGTGGGTGAATTTGGGAGACACTTATAGAAACAAATCATTGCTAGGTATTCCTTGGCGAGTCGCATTATCTTTACAAGCGGATGGTTGGATTCTCCGCAGTGATATTATTTGGCATAAGCCTAATGCTATGCCTTCATCGATTAAAGACCGTCCGACAACCGATCACGAGTATATTTTTATGTTCGCGAAAAGTCCCGAATATTATTATAATGCTGATGCGATTAGAGAACCACATATAACTTTTACAGAAAAGTCAAGAATGAAAGGGGGAAGAAACCATTTTGGCAAAATCAATGGCACCCCCGAACTAGGGAAAAATTCAGGCAATCAAAACTTACATAATGGCAGGTGGGATCAAGCGTTTCACCCAAAGGGACGAAATAAGAGAACTGTGTGGGAAATTCCCCTGAGTAAATTCCGCGATGTTCATTTTGCTGTCTATCCTGAAAAACTTGTGGAAATATGCCTGCTGGCATCGACTAGGGAGCAAGATTTTGTGCTCGATCCATTTACTGGTTCTGGTACTACGGGAGTTGTGGCGGGTAAATTATTTAGAAAATTTATCGGGATTGAATTAGTGGAAAAGTATCAAATTATGGCTCAAGATAGAATTGATCGGTTGAATATGCAACTGAATCTATTTTCATAACCGGGCTTAATCTGTGGTGATTGGCAAGCGATCGCGAAGCAGGGATAAGAAACCGGGTTTATGGGTAAATTAAGAAACCCGGTTTCTAACTTTTCCACAGATAAGGAAAATAATTCGGTACAATCTCGGTACAATAAATAACGTTGAATTATTACGATGGTGGGTATAAGTGTCAGCAAATCTTTCTCAGTTACTTTTAATTGATGGTCATTCTTTGGCATTTCGGGCTTATTATGCCTTTGGCAAAAGCAAACAGGGTGGACTGCGTACCTCAGACGGTATCCCCACTAGCGTCTGTTTTGGCTTCCTGAAATCTTTATTGGAAGCGATCGACAAAGAACAGCCAGACTCCGTGGCGATCGCCTTTGATTTGGCTGAACCCACTTTTCGCCACCAAGCGGATCCTACCTATAAGGGCGATCGCGCCGAAACTCCCGTTGACTTTATCCCGGATTTGGCGAATTTACAACAACTATTACGGGCGTTTAATTTGCCAGTAATTACCGCCCCTGGGTATGAAGCGGATGATGCGATCGCCACTTTAAGTAAAAAAGCCGCAGCGGAGGGAACTCGCGTCAAAATTGTCAGTGGCGACCAAGACTTATTCCAACTAATTGACCCAGAAAAAGGCATTACCGTCATCCATTTAAGCGCCAGTAGAAATACCAGCCCGAAAGAATTTGGCCCTGCGGAAGTTGAAGAAAAATTAGGGATTTTACCCACGCAAGTGGTAGACTACAAAGCCCTCTGTGGGGACAAATCCGATAATATTCCCGGAGTCAATGGCATCGGGGAAAAAACCGCCGTTAAATTACTCCAAGAATATCAAAATCTGGATAATATTTACGCCTCGATTGATAAAATTAAAGGCAGCCTGCAAAAAAAACTGAGCGAGAATAGAGAAGCAGCCTATCATTCTCGGTTTCTGGCGCAAATTGTGGATAATGTACCCTTAGAAGTGTCCTTAGCGGATTTTAAATTACAAGGATTTGACCCTGCGATCGCCCTGCCCTTACTGCAAAAATTAGAACTCCGTGATTTTGTCCGCCAAATCAACCAAATTCAAGAAAAATTAGGCGGAACCGTCGAGGTAGCATTGCCCAGCGAACCCTCATTATCTAATCAGTATCAGAATCAGTATAATGATGATAATGATGTAAATAATAATCATCTAAATAATTATGAGCGATCGGGGGATATCCAACTTTCCTTATTTACTCAACCCAATATTCCCGCTAAAAACATTCCTGCTAAAAACCCGACAGCTAAACCCATAGTTGACCCCACAACTATCAACATCACCCAGGAAACAGAAACAAAACCCCTGGATACTAAAACCATATCCATTTATCCAGAAATCATCGACACCCCAGAAAAGTTAAACCAATTAGTTGCCAGACTAAAAACTTATACTAACCCCGAAATTCCCGTAGCTTGGGACACAGAAACCACCGGATTAGAACCGCGAGACGCGCAACTCGTGGGCATTGGTTGTTGTTGGGGCAACCAACCCAATGACATGGCATATATTCCCATCGGTCACACTACCGGAAAGCAGCTAGAATTGAGTGAAGTATTAGGGGCATTGCGAGAGATATTAGAAAGTAGCGACTATCCCAAAGCTTTACAAAATGCTAAATTTGATCGCCTCATTTTCCGCTGCCAAGGGATTAATCTAGCTGGGGTAGTTTTTGATACCATGTTAGCCAGTTATTTGCTTAATCCCGATGATAGCCATACCCTCACGGATTTATCCCTGCGTTACTTATCAGGAATTGAATCACTCAGTTACAAATCCTTAAACATTCCCAAAGGGCAAACCATTGCTAACTTAAGCATTGCTGAGGTAGCTAATTACTGTGGATTAGATGTCTATGCCACATTTTTATTAGTGCCAAAATTGCGCCAAAAACTCCAACAAATTCCCCAAATAGACAAACTGTTACAAACCGTCGAACAACCCTTAGAACCTGTCTTAGCGGACATGGAATATCAAGGAATTAGGGTTGATAGTGCTTATCTGGGGCAACTTTCCCAACAAATTAATCAGCAGTTAGAGGAGATAGAACAAAAAGTTTATCAACTGGCAGGTCTGCCGTTTAATTTAAATTCTCCCAAACAAATGAGTGAGGTATTATTTGATACCTTAAACTTAGATACCAAAAAATCTCGCAAAATGAAAACTGGCTATTCCACAGATGCAGCAACTTTGGAAAAACTCCAGGGCGACCATGAAATAATTGATTATCTTTTGGATCATCGCACCTTAGCCAAATTAAAATCAACTTATGTGGATGCTTTACCCCAATTAGTCCGCCGGGATACTCAACGAGTGCATACGGATTTTAATCAAGCGGCAACGGCGACGGGACGGTTATCTTCTTCTAATCCTAACTTACAAAATATTCCCATTAGAACGGAATTTTCTCGGCAAATTCGCCAAGGATTTGTCCCCGAACCCGGTTGGCTATTAGTCTCGGCGGACTATTCCCAAATAGAATTAAGAATTCTTGCCCATTTAAGCCAAGAACCTGTTTTAATTCAGGCTTATCAGACTTCTCAAGATGTCCATAATTTAACCGCCCAGTTACTTTTTGAAAAAGAAAATGTTACCCCCGAAGAACGACGCTTAGGTAAAACCATTAACTTTGGGGTAATTTATGGTATGGGGGCGCAACGGTTTGCGCGGGAAGCGGGCTTTACGGTGGCGGAAGGGAAAAAGTTTATTGAACGATTTAACCATCGCTATGCTCAAGTTTTTGCCTATTTGGAAACCCAGAAAAAAGAGGCGATCGCCCACGGTTATGTAGCGACGATTTTAGGGCGACGGCGTTATTTTACCTTTGAGTCGCCCACCTTGCAAAAACTCAAAGGGTCTAACCCTGCTGCCATTGACTTAAACCTGGGTCGATTAACTCAGCAAGACTCGCAAAATCTTCGCGCTGCCGCCAACGCACCGATTCAAGGTTCTAGTGCTGATATCATCAAAATTGCGATGGTAAAAGTACATCAACTTTTACAAGAATATCAAGCCCGGTTACTGTTACAAGTCCATGATGAATTAGTCTTTGAAATTCCTCCCCATGAGTGGGCAGAATTGCAGCCAAAAATTTGCCAAACAATGGAAACAGCAGTTAAGTTATCCGTTCCCCTCTTAGTTGATATTCATTCTGGGCATAATTGGCTGGAAGCGAAATAAAATTTGTGGTTGGGTAGGGATTCTTTGGTTGTTTCTTGGGGAACGGGGAACGGTTATCAGGGAACGGGGACAGTCGTACGGGCGAATGGCCATTCGCCCGTACAAAAGTCGTAGGGGCGAATGGCCAAGAGAGAAAAGAGAGGAGAGAAAAGAGAGGAGAGAATATCTTTCCTATGCATCCTCTTTCCTATGCATCCTCTTTCCTATGCATCCTCTTTCCTCTTTCCTATGCATCCTCTTTCCTCTTTCCTATGCATCCTCTTTCCTATGCATCCTCCCTTTCACTATTCACTATTCACTCTCTCCTCTGCTCCTCTGCTCCTCTGCTCCTCTGCTTCCCTGTTCCCAGTTCCCAGTTCCCGGTTCCCTGTTGCCTGTTCCCTGTTGGTTGGCCGATTTCAACTTAAACTTTATAAAAAATACTGAAAAAATACTGAGAGGCGAGACGGGAGCAAGCCCCGACTACTCAGCTAATTTGAGATTTTCTTATGGAGTATAACTCAGGAAGATTGAAGCCGGAGTCGGATTTCTTCGCGCACCGCCATCAGAATTTTTCCTAAGTAGTTATGGCCGGTATGATCAGCCCCGCATCCCCAGTAATAATCTTTGGGTGAGTCTTCGATCAGTGTTTCATCTCCTGTGTCTAAAAGTTGTTGCTGAATATCCCGGTGAGAGAGAAACTTCTGTAAAACTGCCGATCGCATAATGGGTCGTTTGACTTGCTCCCAGTCAGACCGGAGGATCAGGGTGCGATCGCGGCCTAAAGCCGCTGCCGCTTCTGGGGTTGGGGCTGCCGCAATCAAGGGAATCACCGATTCATTCGGACTGCCGACAAATTTTTGCGCTTGATAGTAATGTTCGACCGTTAGCCATTCGGCACTATCTAGATAAATTCCGTGCAGAGAGAAATTGGACAAATAGCCATAAGGATTTTCCACCTTGTAAAAATAAATCGTCATTATCTTAATTAAATGTTAACTGTTAATTGTTGACTGGTACGGGCGAATAGGGATTCGCCCCTACAGACTGTTGTTAGTTATTGGCTATTGGTTATTCATTATTCTTTATGTGGATTCTTTATGTGGCTAAATAACCACTAACCAATAATAACTAATAACGAATAACCAACAACTAATAACCAGTAACCAACATAATATTTTAAGCCTTTTAAGCCGCAGCTAAAACCCGTTTCAAAGCTTCTAACAGCAGCAGCACATTTTCCGGGCGGCTATTATATCCCATCAAACCAATCCGCCAGACTTTACCCGCTAACTCACCTAAACCGTTGCCAATTTCCACATTGTAGTCATGCATGAGTTTTTGACTCACGGCCTTGCCATTGACGCCATCAGGGATGCGTACCGTGATTAAAGTGGGCAAGCGAAATTCTTTCGCCACATGACAAACTAAGCCTAAATCCTCCAATCCTGCCCACAATAATTCAGCATTGAGGCGATGACGTTCCCAGCGAGCGCCCAATCCTTCTTCCGCAATTAAACGCAACGCTTCGCGCAAGGCATAGTTCATATTAATCGGGGCGGTGTGATGGTAAATCCGTTCATCTCCCCAATATTTGGTCAATAGGGACATATCCAAATACCAGTTAGGCACCACAGATTTACGTTGGTGCAATTTTTCCACAGCCCGAGGACTCATGGTAAACGGGCTAATTCCGGGGGGACATCCGAGGCCTTTCTGACTGCAACTATAGGCCAGGTCTATACCCCATTCATCGATGAATAATGGCACTCCCCCTAAACTTGTCACCGTATCTACGAGCAATAAGCAACCATGTTTGTGACAAAGGTCGCCGATCCCTTCTAAGGGCTGGCGCACCCCCGTGGAAGTTTCCGCATGGACTAAGGCGAGGATTTTCGGTTGATGGGTTTCTAAGGCTTGGCGAATTTCCTCCAGGGTAAATGCTTCGCCCCAAGGTTTCGTTAGTTTGCGGACATCAGCGCCGTAACGAGTTGCCATATCCACCAGGCGATGTCCAAAGTAACCTTTGACTCCGACTAACACTACATCTCCCGGTTCTACGGTGTTTGCTAAGGTGGCTTCCATTGCGGCACTGCCAGCGCCACTGATGGCGATCGTCAGCCGGTTGTCCGTTTGCCACGCATAGCGTAGCAAGTCTTGGATTTCGTTCATTAGTTGCAGAAATGCCGGATCCAAATGCCCGACTTGGCGTAAACCCAGGGCGGCCAATACCCGGGGATGGGCATTGGACGGGCCTGGGCCTAATAATAGTCGTGGGGGCATATCGATTTGCGGCAGTTGTGTGCGATAACGATCGCTGATTTCCATTTCTGTGCTCATTTGTGACTTTGCCAATCTTCTACAGGCAAATTTTA encodes:
- a CDS encoding S-layer family protein; protein product: MVINNPAVNPTTGLVELPERVNDPTGQIQVGCAATQGNSFTVTGRGGLPENPTHELEEQTIWKDLQDFSQLPQTPGNISYVMGEVFLATKTPIQIEATNWRINGDGNVELVAISSRAIDSRVAAVCHK
- a CDS encoding site-specific DNA-methyltransferase, translating into MENRVILGDARKIVPTFEDNFFQAIITSPPYFGQRRYSEGENKDEIGQESDVEIYISNLVSLFRELRNKLKSDGLLWVNLGDTYRNKSLLGIPWRVALSLQADGWILRSDIIWHKPNAMPSSIKDRPTTDHEYIFMFAKSPEYYYNADAIREPHITFTEKSRMKGGRNHFGKINGTPELGKNSGNQNLHNGRWDQAFHPKGRNKRTVWEIPLSKFRDVHFAVYPEKLVEICLLASTREQDFVLDPFTGSGTTGVVAGKLFRKFIGIELVEKYQIMAQDRIDRLNMQLNLFS
- the polA gene encoding DNA polymerase I, with amino-acid sequence MSANLSQLLLIDGHSLAFRAYYAFGKSKQGGLRTSDGIPTSVCFGFLKSLLEAIDKEQPDSVAIAFDLAEPTFRHQADPTYKGDRAETPVDFIPDLANLQQLLRAFNLPVITAPGYEADDAIATLSKKAAAEGTRVKIVSGDQDLFQLIDPEKGITVIHLSASRNTSPKEFGPAEVEEKLGILPTQVVDYKALCGDKSDNIPGVNGIGEKTAVKLLQEYQNLDNIYASIDKIKGSLQKKLSENREAAYHSRFLAQIVDNVPLEVSLADFKLQGFDPAIALPLLQKLELRDFVRQINQIQEKLGGTVEVALPSEPSLSNQYQNQYNDDNDVNNNHLNNYERSGDIQLSLFTQPNIPAKNIPAKNPTAKPIVDPTTINITQETETKPLDTKTISIYPEIIDTPEKLNQLVARLKTYTNPEIPVAWDTETTGLEPRDAQLVGIGCCWGNQPNDMAYIPIGHTTGKQLELSEVLGALREILESSDYPKALQNAKFDRLIFRCQGINLAGVVFDTMLASYLLNPDDSHTLTDLSLRYLSGIESLSYKSLNIPKGQTIANLSIAEVANYCGLDVYATFLLVPKLRQKLQQIPQIDKLLQTVEQPLEPVLADMEYQGIRVDSAYLGQLSQQINQQLEEIEQKVYQLAGLPFNLNSPKQMSEVLFDTLNLDTKKSRKMKTGYSTDAATLEKLQGDHEIIDYLLDHRTLAKLKSTYVDALPQLVRRDTQRVHTDFNQAATATGRLSSSNPNLQNIPIRTEFSRQIRQGFVPEPGWLLVSADYSQIELRILAHLSQEPVLIQAYQTSQDVHNLTAQLLFEKENVTPEERRLGKTINFGVIYGMGAQRFAREAGFTVAEGKKFIERFNHRYAQVFAYLETQKKEAIAHGYVATILGRRRYFTFESPTLQKLKGSNPAAIDLNLGRLTQQDSQNLRAAANAPIQGSSADIIKIAMVKVHQLLQEYQARLLLQVHDELVFEIPPHEWAELQPKICQTMETAVKLSVPLLVDIHSGHNWLEAK
- a CDS encoding NADAR family protein; protein product: MTIYFYKVENPYGYLSNFSLHGIYLDSAEWLTVEHYYQAQKFVGSPNESVIPLIAAAPTPEAAAALGRDRTLILRSDWEQVKRPIMRSAVLQKFLSHRDIQQQLLDTGDETLIEDSPKDYYWGCGADHTGHNYLGKILMAVREEIRLRLQSS
- a CDS encoding alanine--glyoxylate aminotransferase family protein; translation: MSTEMEISDRYRTQLPQIDMPPRLLLGPGPSNAHPRVLAALGLRQVGHLDPAFLQLMNEIQDLLRYAWQTDNRLTIAISGAGSAAMEATLANTVEPGDVVLVGVKGYFGHRLVDMATRYGADVRKLTKPWGEAFTLEEIRQALETHQPKILALVHAETSTGVRQPLEGIGDLCHKHGCLLLVDTVTSLGGVPLFIDEWGIDLAYSCSQKGLGCPPGISPFTMSPRAVEKLHQRKSVVPNWYLDMSLLTKYWGDERIYHHTAPINMNYALREALRLIAEEGLGARWERHRLNAELLWAGLEDLGLVCHVAKEFRLPTLITVRIPDGVNGKAVSQKLMHDYNVEIGNGLGELAGKVWRIGLMGYNSRPENVLLLLEALKRVLAAA